The Arthrobacter sp. NicSoilC5 genome has a window encoding:
- a CDS encoding iron ABC transporter permease translates to MEQRGGRGRLHRTAMLAAAVVILFFASVLLGSYTVTISDFFTIVINHLTGGAKIPGASFIVMENKLPRAVIGTLIGIAFGLAGALFQTMLRNPLASPDVIGISSGASAAAVVAIVVFGVSGAAVSAAALAGALAVAALIYAISRGARRTGRGTAAGNRLVLAGVGTAAALQAVVSFLMTRADIRTAADALVWLNGSLNSANWDRAGILFLALAALLPATGLIAGPLRILELGDDAAAGLGVRVNTARLALVVVAVSLAAVATAAAGPVSFVAFLAGPIARRFTGKASLPASAMVGALIVLAADYFAANLAPLFLGGTVLPVGVVTGALGAPFLLWLLVTANRKDA, encoded by the coding sequence ATGGAGCAGCGCGGGGGACGGGGGCGACTGCACCGGACCGCGATGCTGGCTGCCGCCGTCGTGATCCTGTTCTTCGCGTCCGTCCTGCTGGGCAGCTACACGGTGACCATTTCGGATTTCTTCACCATCGTCATCAACCACCTCACCGGCGGCGCGAAGATTCCGGGAGCCAGCTTCATCGTGATGGAGAACAAACTTCCCCGCGCGGTCATCGGCACCCTGATCGGGATCGCGTTCGGCCTGGCCGGCGCCCTGTTCCAGACCATGCTGCGGAACCCCCTCGCCAGCCCCGACGTTATTGGCATCAGCTCGGGGGCCAGTGCGGCGGCGGTTGTTGCGATCGTTGTTTTCGGCGTATCCGGTGCCGCTGTGTCCGCGGCGGCGCTGGCGGGTGCCCTGGCCGTGGCGGCCCTGATTTACGCGATCTCCCGAGGCGCCCGCCGAACCGGCAGGGGAACCGCTGCCGGAAACAGGCTGGTCCTGGCCGGTGTGGGGACCGCGGCAGCCCTCCAGGCCGTGGTCAGCTTCCTCATGACCCGGGCCGACATCCGCACCGCCGCCGACGCCCTGGTCTGGCTGAACGGATCCCTGAACTCCGCCAACTGGGACCGCGCCGGGATCCTCTTCCTTGCGCTCGCCGCCCTGCTTCCCGCCACCGGGCTTATCGCCGGGCCGCTGCGAATCCTGGAACTGGGGGATGACGCAGCGGCCGGGCTGGGCGTCCGGGTCAACACCGCGCGCCTGGCACTGGTGGTCGTCGCGGTATCGCTGGCAGCAGTGGCGACGGCGGCTGCCGGACCGGTCTCGTTCGTCGCCTTCCTGGCCGGTCCCATCGCCCGCCGCTTCACAGGCAAAGCCAGCCTGCCGGCGTCGGCCATGGTGGGCGCCCTGATTGTCCTGGCGGCCGACTACTTCGCCGCCAACCTGGCCCCCTTGTTTTTGGGCGGCACAGTGCTCCCGGTGGGCGTGGTCACCGGCGCGCTCGGCGCCCCGTTCCTGCTGTGGCTCCTGGTCACGGCCAACCGAAAGGATGCCTGA
- a CDS encoding FMN-binding protein has protein sequence MKIRGTVAAALASAGILLAGWQTGTQAGGISTVASSTTATGTTGATGTGSTGTGSSGSAGSSSSSGTAGSSGSASSSGSSGSSSSSNSSASGTYKGNTVQTRFGPVQVQITVANGKITDVTALQLTNTDGKSIQISNRAAPLLRSKVLAAQSANVQTVSGATITSDAYLTSLQAALDAANL, from the coding sequence GTGAAAATTCGCGGAACAGTCGCAGCAGCTTTGGCCTCCGCCGGGATCCTCCTGGCGGGCTGGCAGACAGGCACGCAGGCCGGCGGCATCAGCACCGTCGCATCAAGTACGACGGCGACCGGCACCACGGGTGCAACAGGCACCGGGTCCACGGGGACGGGTTCGTCCGGGTCGGCCGGGTCCTCCAGCTCATCGGGCACCGCAGGGTCTTCCGGGTCAGCAAGCTCCTCCGGGTCCTCCGGTTCGTCCAGTTCGTCCAATTCCTCCGCGTCCGGCACCTACAAGGGCAACACCGTCCAGACCCGGTTTGGCCCCGTGCAGGTCCAGATCACGGTGGCGAACGGGAAGATCACCGATGTCACGGCGCTGCAGCTGACCAATACGGACGGCAAATCCATCCAGATCAGCAACCGCGCGGCACCCCTGCTCCGCAGCAAGGTCCTGGCGGCGCAGTCTGCCAATGTCCAGACCGTCAGCGGCGCCACCATCACCAGCGACGCCTACCTCACCTCACTCCAGGCAGCCCTCGATGCAGCAAACCTCTAA
- a CDS encoding YciI family protein, translating to MYVVSLTYRVPQEIVDFHNDAHIAWLQKAFDDGVFIAAGRKIPRTGGLLLSQAERETLDASLAQDPFYTNGVADFEVMEFHAGRVAPGYEILLDTPPQPAP from the coding sequence ATGTATGTTGTCTCCCTCACCTACCGCGTGCCCCAGGAGATCGTCGACTTCCACAACGACGCCCACATCGCCTGGCTGCAAAAGGCGTTCGACGACGGCGTGTTCATCGCCGCCGGACGCAAGATTCCGCGCACCGGCGGGTTGCTGCTGTCGCAGGCCGAACGGGAAACCCTGGACGCGAGCCTGGCGCAGGATCCGTTCTACACCAACGGGGTTGCCGACTTCGAAGTCATGGAATTCCATGCAGGCCGGGTGGCCCCGGGCTACGAAATCCTGCTGGACACCCCTCCCCAGCCCGCACCCTAA
- a CDS encoding ferredoxin reductase family protein, with product MNTQLLPASPAASSSGRPELSPPKIPARGWFARQYRRRLLRTDFLTVIAWASVAAAIALWLADGGATSITSPASLFTAAGIVAGLAGMDLVLLMLLLAARIPFIDRTIGHDRALEFHGKLGKPSLYLLLAHGLLLVIGYGMAEGLDPVSESINLWVQVPDMWLAFVSMALFIAVVVTSLVAVRRRFPYEFWYVVHLLTYAAVATSIPHQFSVGGLFAAGTWQRWYWLAICIYTGSALVYFRILEPVLATARHQLTVARVEAVAPGVVNIVMRGRKLDQLAGTGGRFFIWRFLAPGMWWHPHPFSLSAEPVVNGRDGQGTLRVTVRNLGDGSAQLLRLRKGTKVALEGPYGLLSTAARTKNKVVMIGAGIGITPLRALLETTPFAPGEATVLLRGHTDKELYLGTEILDLCQARGARLFHLTGPRGPGRSTWLPEDSVRNGYSLTSYVPDIRDADVYVCGPAAWAANVIADAGKAGVPEEQIHHERFDW from the coding sequence ATGAACACACAGCTCCTGCCGGCATCACCGGCCGCAAGCAGCTCCGGCCGCCCGGAGCTCTCACCACCGAAGATACCCGCCCGCGGCTGGTTCGCCCGCCAGTACCGCCGGCGCCTGCTGCGGACGGACTTCCTGACCGTCATTGCCTGGGCATCCGTGGCTGCCGCCATCGCCTTATGGCTGGCAGACGGCGGGGCCACCAGCATCACCTCGCCCGCCTCGCTGTTCACGGCGGCGGGAATCGTGGCCGGCCTGGCGGGTATGGACCTGGTCCTGCTGATGCTGCTCCTGGCCGCGAGGATCCCGTTCATCGACCGCACCATCGGCCACGACCGGGCCCTGGAATTCCACGGCAAACTGGGCAAGCCCTCCCTCTACCTCCTGTTGGCACACGGCCTCCTGCTGGTCATCGGGTACGGCATGGCCGAGGGACTGGACCCGGTCAGCGAATCCATCAACCTGTGGGTGCAGGTCCCCGACATGTGGCTGGCGTTCGTCTCCATGGCCCTGTTCATCGCCGTCGTGGTGACCTCCCTGGTGGCTGTGCGCCGGCGCTTCCCGTACGAGTTCTGGTACGTGGTCCACCTGCTGACCTACGCGGCGGTGGCAACGTCAATCCCGCACCAGTTCAGCGTGGGCGGCCTCTTTGCGGCCGGCACCTGGCAGCGGTGGTACTGGCTCGCCATCTGCATCTACACCGGCAGTGCCCTGGTGTACTTCCGCATCCTTGAGCCGGTTCTGGCCACCGCGCGCCACCAACTGACGGTGGCCCGCGTGGAGGCCGTGGCTCCGGGCGTGGTGAACATCGTCATGCGGGGACGGAAGCTGGACCAGCTGGCGGGGACGGGCGGACGCTTCTTCATCTGGCGCTTCCTGGCGCCGGGCATGTGGTGGCACCCCCACCCGTTCAGCCTGTCCGCGGAGCCCGTGGTCAACGGCCGGGACGGCCAGGGGACGCTGCGGGTCACCGTCCGGAACCTCGGCGACGGCTCCGCCCAGCTGCTCCGGCTGCGGAAGGGCACCAAGGTGGCCCTGGAGGGTCCCTACGGATTGCTCAGCACGGCAGCCCGGACGAAGAACAAGGTGGTGATGATCGGCGCCGGCATCGGCATCACTCCCCTGCGCGCGCTGTTGGAGACCACCCCGTTCGCTCCAGGCGAGGCCACGGTCCTGCTCCGCGGCCACACTGACAAGGAGCTTTACCTGGGCACCGAAATCCTTGACCTCTGCCAGGCGCGCGGGGCCCGGCTCTTCCACCTCACCGGGCCGCGGGGCCCTGGCCGGTCCACCTGGCTTCCCGAGGACTCGGTGCGCAACGGCTACAGCCTTACCTCCTATGTGCCGGACATCAGGGATGCGGACGTCTACGTCTGCGGCCCGGCGGCGTGGGCGGCCAATGTCATTGCGGACGCCGGGAAGGCCGGCGTCCCCGAGGAACAGATCCATCACGAAAGGTTTGACTGGTGA
- the rpmG gene encoding 50S ribosomal protein L33, whose protein sequence is MAKDKDVRPIIKLKSTAGTGYTYVTRKNRRNDPDRMVLKKYDPKIRQHVEFREER, encoded by the coding sequence GTGGCTAAGGACAAGGACGTACGTCCGATCATCAAGCTCAAGTCGACCGCGGGCACGGGTTACACCTACGTGACCCGCAAGAACCGTCGTAACGACCCGGACCGCATGGTCCTGAAGAAGTACGACCCCAAGATCCGCCAGCACGTCGAATTCCGAGAGGAGCGCTAA
- a CDS encoding SGNH/GDSL hydrolase family protein has product MDFTSRFVALGDSFTEGVGDDDPARPNGVRGWADRVAEQLCAADPDFGYANLAIRGRKLRQILAEQVDAAVELNPTLVSIYAGANDILRPRVDIDDLLVEYNDAVAKLAATGATVVMFTGFDARGSKVFGTMRGRTAIYNELVRGIAGDHGALLVDYWRFSEYYDWGMWAHDRMHMSAAGHANMAKRVLEVLKCDHSIDVPPMTPVPELSGADAIRANAQWFREYAAPWVVRRVTGKSSGDNLQAKYPQLTRL; this is encoded by the coding sequence ATGGATTTCACTTCCCGGTTTGTGGCACTCGGCGACTCTTTCACCGAAGGCGTCGGTGACGACGACCCGGCACGTCCCAACGGTGTCCGCGGATGGGCCGACCGTGTGGCGGAACAGCTCTGCGCCGCGGACCCGGACTTCGGCTACGCCAACCTGGCCATCCGTGGCAGGAAGCTCCGCCAAATCCTGGCTGAACAGGTGGACGCCGCCGTCGAACTCAACCCCACCCTGGTGAGCATCTACGCCGGCGCCAATGACATCCTCCGCCCGCGCGTGGACATCGATGATCTCCTCGTGGAATACAACGACGCCGTGGCGAAGCTCGCTGCCACCGGCGCCACCGTGGTGATGTTCACGGGTTTCGACGCCCGGGGTTCGAAGGTATTCGGCACCATGCGGGGCCGCACTGCCATTTACAACGAACTGGTCCGCGGGATCGCCGGGGACCACGGCGCCCTGCTGGTGGACTACTGGCGCTTCAGCGAGTACTACGACTGGGGCATGTGGGCCCACGACCGGATGCACATGTCCGCCGCCGGCCACGCGAACATGGCCAAGCGCGTGCTTGAGGTCCTCAAATGTGACCACTCCATCGACGTCCCGCCCATGACTCCGGTGCCGGAACTGAGCGGGGCCGACGCCATCCGTGCCAACGCCCAGTGGTTCCGCGAATACGCGGCGCCGTGGGTGGTCCGCCGCGTCACCGGGAAATCCTCCGGGGACAACCTGCAGGCCAAGTACCCCCAGCTCACGCGGCTGTAG
- a CDS encoding MarR family transcriptional regulator, whose protein sequence is MTEPRWLNADERRAWLALVSINTLLPAALDTKLHAAGKLSLFDYTVLAMLSEAEDRFLPMSELAARTSASLSRLSHVVTKLQKRGWVERRPHPHDARVTTAHLTEEGMATIVGLAPAHVEDVRDLFLDALTEQDVLDLARIGEKVVGRLDSDHWILRETQA, encoded by the coding sequence ATGACCGAACCCCGCTGGCTCAACGCTGACGAACGCCGCGCCTGGCTGGCGCTGGTAAGCATCAATACGCTGCTGCCTGCCGCCCTGGACACCAAGCTGCACGCCGCGGGAAAACTGTCCCTGTTCGATTACACCGTCCTGGCCATGCTGTCCGAAGCCGAGGACCGGTTCCTGCCCATGAGCGAGCTCGCAGCCCGCACCAGCGCCTCCCTCTCCCGCCTCTCACACGTGGTGACCAAGCTGCAGAAGCGCGGCTGGGTGGAACGCCGCCCGCACCCCCACGACGCCAGGGTGACCACGGCCCACCTCACCGAGGAAGGCATGGCCACGATTGTCGGCCTGGCCCCGGCGCATGTTGAGGACGTCCGTGACCTGTTCCTCGATGCCCTGACTGAACAGGACGTGCTGGACCTGGCGCGGATCGGTGAAAAAGTGGTGGGACGCCTGGACTCGGACCACTGGATCCTGCGCGAAACCCAGGCCTGA
- the rpmB gene encoding 50S ribosomal protein L28 produces the protein MAAHCQVTGAEPGFGHSISHSHRRNKRRFDPNIQKKRYWVPSLRRNVTLQVSARGIKTIDVRGIDAVVADILARGVKL, from the coding sequence ATGGCAGCACACTGCCAAGTGACCGGGGCCGAGCCGGGCTTTGGGCACAGCATTTCGCACTCGCACCGCCGCAACAAGCGTCGGTTCGATCCGAACATCCAGAAGAAGCGCTACTGGGTTCCGTCCCTGCGCCGTAACGTCACGCTGCAGGTTTCTGCACGTGGCATCAAGACCATCGACGTGCGCGGTATCGACGCAGTCGTCGCCGACATTCTGGCTCGTGGGGTGAAGCTCTAG
- a CDS encoding SGNH/GDSL hydrolase family protein, translating into MSSDPLLPDSGRRVFVALGDSFTEGVGDRDERLPNGVRGWADRVAEKLAKAQPGWKYANLAIRSKRLRHIVDEQLEPALRMRPTLVTLYAGGNDILDLKTDMPALMADYEQLVARLAGTGATLVLFTGFDVKVSALLEPLKKRNTYYNQRVRDIADKYGAVLVDYWCLDAFHDRRMWDSDRLHMSKAGHKYLAGQVLDQLGVPHKIKPRDWEPPARPGLREWERRQRRWVHDWVLPLFGRKLRGVTLGDTLTPRWPQPVKVPRNGGLKKLAAGTSDAGSIPSGSSPP; encoded by the coding sequence GTGTCCTCTGATCCCTTGCTTCCTGACTCCGGGCGGCGGGTGTTTGTTGCCCTTGGGGATTCCTTTACCGAAGGGGTGGGGGATCGGGATGAGCGGCTGCCCAACGGGGTGCGGGGGTGGGCCGACCGGGTGGCCGAGAAACTCGCCAAGGCGCAGCCAGGGTGGAAATATGCCAACCTGGCCATCAGGAGCAAGCGGCTGCGGCACATCGTCGACGAGCAGCTGGAACCGGCGCTGCGGATGCGGCCAACGCTTGTCACGCTCTACGCCGGCGGCAACGACATCCTGGACCTGAAGACCGACATGCCGGCGCTCATGGCGGACTACGAACAGCTGGTGGCCCGGCTGGCCGGTACCGGGGCCACGCTGGTCCTCTTCACGGGGTTCGACGTCAAGGTGTCCGCCCTGCTGGAGCCACTGAAGAAGCGCAACACTTATTACAACCAGCGGGTCCGGGACATCGCGGATAAATACGGGGCCGTGCTGGTGGACTACTGGTGCCTGGACGCCTTCCACGACCGGCGGATGTGGGACTCGGACCGGCTTCACATGTCCAAAGCCGGGCACAAATACCTTGCCGGGCAGGTGCTGGACCAGCTGGGCGTGCCGCACAAGATCAAACCCAGGGACTGGGAACCACCCGCCCGGCCCGGCCTGCGCGAGTGGGAGCGGCGCCAGCGCCGCTGGGTCCACGACTGGGTCCTGCCGCTCTTCGGCCGCAAGCTCCGTGGGGTCACGCTGGGGGACACCCTCACCCCGCGCTGGCCCCAGCCGGTGAAGGTTCCGCGGAACGGCGGGTTGAAGAAGCTCGCCGCCGGAACGTCCGACGCCGGCAGCATACCTTCGGGAAGCAGCCCGCCTTAG
- a CDS encoding siderophore-interacting protein, with protein sequence MKTRESAATQPATQPMSLAFEVTVSAVQQLSPTFRRITFGGYSLRDFGVHGHTLDLRVKLVIPSQAPDGSVLPVPAFDTAHAGWYRDWLAMDPAVRGSMRTYTVREARLDAVYPEIDVDFVMHADEDGHAGPAADWASKAKPGDPLTLIGPNNRAAHCVTAETYSGIEWRPGMAQRVLLAGDETAVPAISAILETLPPYMSGHALLEVPQAGDFLELSSPADIEITWLARGAAIGRSRPHGQLLHEAVRKAVPVPGWVGIKASDAGAGPEPEDVNVDEDILWETPSRMETAAISATKNPDMPAGAMPFYAWIAGEAAVIKDMRRYLVRDVGIDRKQVAFMGYWRQGKAEG encoded by the coding sequence ATGAAGACCCGGGAAAGCGCCGCCACCCAGCCGGCAACCCAGCCGATGAGCCTTGCCTTCGAGGTGACCGTCTCAGCTGTCCAGCAACTGAGCCCCACGTTCCGCAGGATCACCTTCGGCGGCTACTCCTTGCGTGACTTCGGCGTCCACGGCCACACCCTGGACCTGCGGGTGAAGCTCGTCATTCCATCGCAGGCCCCCGACGGGTCGGTCCTGCCGGTCCCCGCCTTCGACACCGCCCACGCCGGCTGGTACCGGGACTGGTTGGCCATGGACCCGGCCGTGCGCGGCTCCATGCGCACCTATACGGTCCGGGAGGCGCGGCTGGATGCGGTGTACCCCGAGATCGACGTCGACTTCGTGATGCACGCCGACGAGGATGGGCACGCCGGGCCGGCAGCGGACTGGGCATCCAAGGCCAAACCCGGCGACCCGCTCACCCTCATCGGCCCGAACAACCGCGCCGCGCACTGCGTCACCGCCGAAACCTATTCCGGTATCGAGTGGCGCCCCGGCATGGCCCAGCGCGTCCTGCTCGCCGGCGACGAAACCGCCGTCCCCGCCATCTCCGCGATCCTGGAAACGCTCCCGCCATACATGAGTGGCCACGCCCTCCTGGAAGTCCCGCAGGCAGGCGACTTCCTCGAACTCAGCTCCCCGGCGGACATCGAAATCACCTGGCTCGCCCGCGGCGCCGCCATCGGGCGGTCCCGGCCACACGGGCAGCTGCTGCATGAGGCCGTGCGCAAAGCCGTCCCCGTGCCGGGCTGGGTGGGCATCAAAGCCTCCGACGCCGGCGCAGGTCCCGAGCCCGAAGACGTCAACGTGGACGAGGACATCCTTTGGGAGACACCGTCCCGGATGGAAACCGCCGCCATCAGCGCCACCAAGAACCCGGACATGCCCGCCGGTGCCATGCCGTTCTACGCCTGGATCGCAGGTGAAGCAGCCGTCATCAAGGACATGCGCCGCTACCTGGTGCGGGACGTGGGCATCGACCGGAAACAGGTGGCGTTCATGGGGTACTGGCGGCAGGGCAAAGCCGAAGGCTAG
- a CDS encoding FAD:protein FMN transferase — protein sequence MQQTSNPLPATAGTTLKARTFDCMGTVIGLTLPVDSPAEGQPGLDELAAATAVVERLFRDLDETFSLYRPDSEASRLARGELTLPRASAQMRERYAEAHEWRLRTEGAFTPERPDGVLDLSGIIKGHAIRAAGTSLVALGRRDWCLNAGGDVLVSGSPHPGSAEPWKAGVVDPADRLTLITGYPLGGNSRHSAMATSGSAERGEHIWRVGSRAGDDGFVQVTVAAGDIVTADVLATAIVAGGTRMLDRAADNWDVAVLAIRADGSILATPAFQPG from the coding sequence ATGCAGCAAACCTCTAACCCCCTGCCCGCCACGGCAGGCACCACCCTGAAGGCCCGCACCTTTGACTGCATGGGAACGGTCATCGGCCTGACACTGCCGGTGGACTCCCCCGCGGAAGGGCAGCCGGGGCTCGACGAGCTCGCAGCCGCCACCGCCGTCGTCGAACGCCTGTTCCGGGACCTGGACGAAACGTTCAGCCTGTACCGCCCCGATTCGGAAGCCAGCAGGCTGGCGCGCGGTGAACTGACGCTGCCCCGCGCCTCGGCGCAGATGCGCGAGCGTTATGCCGAAGCCCACGAGTGGCGGCTGCGCACGGAAGGGGCCTTCACCCCTGAAAGGCCAGACGGGGTGCTGGATCTGTCCGGGATCATCAAGGGCCATGCCATCCGCGCGGCCGGGACGTCGCTCGTGGCCCTGGGCCGCCGGGACTGGTGTTTGAACGCCGGCGGCGACGTCCTGGTCAGCGGTTCGCCGCACCCCGGCAGCGCCGAACCCTGGAAAGCCGGCGTGGTGGACCCTGCCGACCGACTGACCCTCATCACGGGATATCCGCTGGGCGGCAACAGCCGGCACAGCGCGATGGCCACCTCCGGCTCCGCTGAACGCGGCGAGCACATCTGGCGGGTGGGAAGCAGGGCCGGTGACGACGGGTTTGTCCAGGTCACCGTTGCCGCCGGGGATATTGTCACCGCCGACGTTCTGGCCACGGCGATCGTTGCCGGCGGGACACGGATGCTGGACCGTGCCGCGGACAACTGGGACGTTGCCGTGCTGGCCATCCGCGCGGACGGCTCGATCCTGGCGACTCCGGCGTTCCAGCCGGGGTAG